From the Actinomycetota bacterium genome, the window GCGCAAGCTCACCCTGTGCGGCAAGACAAACGTCCTCACTTACGCCTGGGACCTGTGGGAACGCGCCTTCGACGAGCTGGCGCCCGAGTACCCGGACATCACCACCGACTACGCCCACGTGGACGCTATCTGCATGTGGTTCGTGAAGAACCCGGAGTGGTTCGACGTGGTGGTAACCGACAACATGTTCGGTGACATCATCACCGATCTCGGGGCCATGATCCAGGGGGGTATGGGCATCGCGGCGGGTGGCAACATCAACCCCGGGGGCACCAGCATGTTCGAACCCATCGGCGGGTCGGCGCCGAAGTACACCGGCAAAGACGTCATCAACCCCCTGGCGGCCATCTGCGCGGTGCAGATGATGCTGGACCACCTGGAGGAGAGAAAGGCGGCGGACTGCATCGAGAAAGCGGTCATGCGCGTGTGTTCGCAGGACCTGGAGTCCATGTCGGCGGGCAAGATGGGCAAATCGACTACAGAGGTGGGGGATCTTGTCGTAAAATACATCAGAGAGGACTAGAAGCAGGCGGCGCCGCGCGGCGCCCCTTTTAGCGCAACGGGTTCTGGAAGGAGACCACATGCCGATCCCGGAAGTAGAGAAGATCTGGATGGACGGAGAGCTGGTGGACTGGGCCGAGGCCAAGATCCACATCCTAACGCATACCTTGCATTACGGCTCGGGGGTGTTCGAGGGCATCCGCGCCTACGAGACCCCGCGGGGGGCGGCGGTGTTCCGCCTCGCGGATCACATCAAGCGGCTCTACCGCTCCGCGTCCATCTACCATATGCCCATGCCCTACACGCAGGAGGAGATCATCGAGGCCACCAAGACGGTCATCCGCGCCAACGGCCTCAAGAGCTGCTATATCCGCCCCCTGGCCATCCGGGGTTACGGGGAGATGGGGCTGCATCCCCTGAACTCGCCGGTCAACGTGGCCATCGCGGTATGGCCCTGGGGCGCATACCTGGGGGACGAGGGCATAGAGCACGGTGTGCGGGCCAAGGTGTCGTCTTTCCGGCGTAACGAGTCCAACTCCATCCCCACGGCAGCCAAGGCCACCGGCCAGTACCTCAACTCCATCCTGGCCAAGATGGAGGTGGTGGAGGCGGGGTACGACGAGGCCATCCTGCTCAACATGCACGGCCACGTCGCGGACGGATCGGGGGAGAACGTGTTCGTGGTGCGCAACGGCGTGCTGCTCACGCCGCCCACCACTTCGGGCGCCCTGGAGGGGATCACGCGGGATTCCATCATCCGCATCGCCGAGGACTCCGACATCCCCTGCCGCGAGAAGGACCTGGCGCGCACCGACCTCTACACCGCCGAGGAGGCCTTCTTCACCGGCACGGCGGCGGAAGTGGTGCCCATCCGCACCGTGGACGACCGCGTCATCGGTGATCCCGGACCCATTACCCGGCGCATCCAGGAGAAGTTCTTCGCCATCGTCAAAGGCCGGGAGAAGGAGTACGAGAACTGGCTGGATTACGTGGATTGAGCGTCGCCAAGACATCTCGCGCGCGGCTGTCTCTGGAGGGTTTGATTGGCTGACACGGTCATACAGCTGTACGACACCACCCTGCGCGACGGCGCGCAGATGGAGGGCGTGTCCCTGTCGGTCGAGGACAAGATAAAGATCCTGCGCCGCCTGGACGAGTTCGGCTTCCACTACGTCGAGTGCGGTTATCCCGGCTCCAACCCCAAGGACGCCGAGTTCTTCCGCCGCCTCCCCGAGGTGGGGCTGAAGCAGGCAGTGCCCGTGGCCTTCGGCTCCACCCGCAAGGCGATGATCGGGACGGACAAAGACAAGGCCCTGGAGGACCTGCTGCGGGCGGAGACGAGCGCGGTTTGTATAGTGGGCAAGACCTGGGAGCTGCACGTGCGCACCGCTCTGCGCACCCAGCTCGACGAGAACCTGTACATGATCGCGGACACGGTGGACTTCGTGAAGCGCCGCGACCGCAAGGTCATCTACGACGCCGAACATTTCTTCGATGCCTACAAGAGCAATGCCCGCTACGCCATGGACACGGTGAAGGCGGCGGTGGAAGCCGGTGCGGACTGGGTGTGCCTCTGCGACACCAACGGCGGCACCCTCCCCTCAGAGGTGAGGGAGATCATGCGGGCGGTGCGGGACGAGATAGGAGTTCCCCTGGCCATCCACGCCCACAACGACAGCGAGTGCGCCGTGGCCAACAGCCTGGTGGCGGTGGAGGAGGGGGCGACCATGGTGCAGGGCACCATAAACGGTTACGGCGAGAGGTGCGGCAACGCCAACCTCTGCTCCATCATCCCCGCCCTCATGCTCAAGATGGACCGCACCGCCGTCTCCGAGGACGATCTCTCCGGACTCACCGAGCTCTCACATTTCGTGAGCGAGATCGTGAACATGAAGCCGAACTCCCACCAGCCTTACGTGGGCCAGAAGGCCTTCGCCCACAAGGGCGGCATGCATGTGAGCGCGGTCACGCGCGAGCCCGAGACCTACGAACACATCCGGCCGGAGGCGGTGGGCAACGTGCAGCACATCGAGGTCTCCGAGCTCTCGGGCAAGAGCACCATCATCATCAAGGGCAGGGAGCTGGGGCGCGACCTCACCCAGAGCCCGGAGAAGGTGCAGGAGATCCTGGACGCCATCAAGGAGATGGAGCACAGGGGATATCACTTCGAGGCGGCAGACGGGTCCCTGGAGCTGCTCATGCGCCGCCACCTGGGCATGCACAAAGTCTTCTTCCGCCTGGAGAGCTTCCGGGTGATAATGGAGAAGCGTGAGGACGGCAAGGTGATGACCGAAGCCACCATCAAGGTGCACGTGCGCGGCAAGCGGATCATCGCAACCGGGGAGGGCAACGGCCCGGTGAACGCCCTGGACACCGCGTTACGCCTGGCCATCGGCCGGGCCTACCCCGAGCTGGACGACATCGACCTCGAGGACTACAAGGTGCTCATCCTCAACCCGGAGAAGGCCACTGCCGCCGTCACCCGCGTGCTCATCGAGAGCGGAGACGGCGAGAAGACCTGGGGCACCATCGGCCTCTCCGAGAACATCATCGAGGCCTCCTGGCAGGCCCTGGTGGACTCCATAGAGTACGGCCTCCTGCACCGCAAAGCCTAGGGGTCAGGTCTTGGATTTTGGATACCGGGGTATGTAAGGTGCGACTTATCCTTATCTAACTGGGTGTTTATTACCACTCATAATCCAAAATCCAAGACCTGGAATGACCCTATAAAGGAGATGATGATGAAGCTGGCGAGATACACTTACGATGGCCGCGTCTGCTACGGCGTAGTGGAGGGGGATGTCCTGCATGAGCTGGTGCGCCCGCCCTTCGGCGGCATCGAGACGCAGGGAAATACCCGCGGCCTCGCGGAGGTGGAGCTGCTGCCCCCCGTCTTCCCCCAGAAGATCGTCTGCGTGGGACTGAACTACCGCGACCATGCGGAGGAGTTCGGACTGCAGCTGCCCGAGGACCCAGTGCTGTTCATGAAGCCGCCCTCCGCCCTGCTTCCCCCGGGAGGCGCCATCGTCTACCCGGAGATGAGCGGACGCGTCGACTACGAGGCGGAGCTGGTGCTGGTGTGCGGGAAGGGATGCCGCAACGTCGCACCCGCGGACGCTCCTGAATACATCCTCGGTTACACCAGCGGGAACGACGTCACCGCCCGCGACCTGCAGGTGAAGGACGGCCAGTGGACGCGTGCCAAGAGCTTCGACACCTTCTGCCCGCTAGGCCCCTTCGTCGACACCGACGTCGACCCCGCGGACCTGGCCATCGAGCTCCGGCTCAATGGCGAAGTGCGCCAGTCGTCGAACACCGGCAACATGGCCTTCAGCCCGGCGGAGCTGCTGAGCTTCGTCTCTCGCATCATGACCTTCTATCCCGGCGACGTGATCATGACCGGTACCCCCTCCGGCGTAGGGGAGATGCACCCCGGCGATGTGGTAGAGGTCGTCATCTCCGGCCTCGACCCCCTGAAGAACACAGTCGTTGCACCTTAGAAGGCGTGCCGGTTCCTCTGCAGGAGCATTTTGGCAAAGCCGCGCAGTGTCCGATAATCCAGAATGAATACGACCGGCGCTGATTAAAGATGATAGTCGGAAAGGATGAAGAAATGGGTTTCCTGATCTTCGTTCTATGTATAGTCCTCTTGCTTGTCGTCCCGGCTGTACTTGCTTGTGCGGCTTATGAAAACTGGAGAGAGAAGCGTAAAGAGTCAGGAAAAAAAGCCAGCAAGGAGATAAGCCCTTTTTAAGACTTTGAAGTATAGCCCAATATATCTTTTCGTACTCGCTGGAGCCTTTTTAGCGGTTTCCCTGGCGACATTGATAGTGCTATTGGTGAAATGACATGGAGACGGATTACAAGCGGGCCATAAAGTACGCGCTGGAGGAGAAGCGGCTGTGGGCCGCGGGGCTCATCGCCGCCCTGGCTTTTTCCCAGGCGTGGTGGATCGTCTTCGGCTGGGGTCCGGAGTACCTGGGCGAGCGGTGGGAGCGGGCGCTGGGAGGGCGCCTGGGGGAAGCCGGCGCCTTCTTCGCCTTCTTGCTGGCGGCGCTGGCCGCCTTCGTGGTCTTGAAGGCATTTGGCTACCTGGGCGAGATGCTCCTGGTGCGCCAGGTGGCGGACGGGCAGATAGGTGAGATCCCCGCCTTCACCCAGGCCTTCTCCGGGTCGCAGCGCCGGTACCTCCCCTTCGCCGTTACCCTGCTCCCCTGGGACGCGCTGCGTATCGCCCTCATATATGCGCCCGCCGTG encodes:
- the cimA gene encoding citramalate synthase, which encodes MADTVIQLYDTTLRDGAQMEGVSLSVEDKIKILRRLDEFGFHYVECGYPGSNPKDAEFFRRLPEVGLKQAVPVAFGSTRKAMIGTDKDKALEDLLRAETSAVCIVGKTWELHVRTALRTQLDENLYMIADTVDFVKRRDRKVIYDAEHFFDAYKSNARYAMDTVKAAVEAGADWVCLCDTNGGTLPSEVREIMRAVRDEIGVPLAIHAHNDSECAVANSLVAVEEGATMVQGTINGYGERCGNANLCSIIPALMLKMDRTAVSEDDLSGLTELSHFVSEIVNMKPNSHQPYVGQKAFAHKGGMHVSAVTREPETYEHIRPEAVGNVQHIEVSELSGKSTIIIKGRELGRDLTQSPEKVQEILDAIKEMEHRGYHFEAADGSLELLMRRHLGMHKVFFRLESFRVIMEKREDGKVMTEATIKVHVRGKRIIATGEGNGPVNALDTALRLAIGRAYPELDDIDLEDYKVLILNPEKATAAVTRVLIESGDGEKTWGTIGLSENIIEASWQALVDSIEYGLLHRKA
- a CDS encoding branched-chain amino acid transaminase, giving the protein MPIPEVEKIWMDGELVDWAEAKIHILTHTLHYGSGVFEGIRAYETPRGAAVFRLADHIKRLYRSASIYHMPMPYTQEEIIEATKTVIRANGLKSCYIRPLAIRGYGEMGLHPLNSPVNVAIAVWPWGAYLGDEGIEHGVRAKVSSFRRNESNSIPTAAKATGQYLNSILAKMEVVEAGYDEAILLNMHGHVADGSGENVFVVRNGVLLTPPTTSGALEGITRDSIIRIAEDSDIPCREKDLARTDLYTAEEAFFTGTAAEVVPIRTVDDRVIGDPGPITRRIQEKFFAIVKGREKEYENWLDYVD
- a CDS encoding fumarylacetoacetate hydrolase family protein, with translation MKLARYTYDGRVCYGVVEGDVLHELVRPPFGGIETQGNTRGLAEVELLPPVFPQKIVCVGLNYRDHAEEFGLQLPEDPVLFMKPPSALLPPGGAIVYPEMSGRVDYEAELVLVCGKGCRNVAPADAPEYILGYTSGNDVTARDLQVKDGQWTRAKSFDTFCPLGPFVDTDVDPADLAIELRLNGEVRQSSNTGNMAFSPAELLSFVSRIMTFYPGDVIMTGTPSGVGEMHPGDVVEVVISGLDPLKNTVVAP